In a genomic window of Epinephelus lanceolatus isolate andai-2023 chromosome 3, ASM4190304v1, whole genome shotgun sequence:
- the pdcd4b gene encoding programmed cell death protein 4b, whose translation MATDCEAWLNANPVEADDLSDSFVSGEEDNAGSVVNKNIKNEINGNWLTSSSNSIHEARLKAKAKRRLRKNSSRDSGRGDSLSDNGDVVRGTSVAPTSPKSKLLDRKSRLGKGRGLPKKGGAGGKGVWGRSGEVYELEEVDQKDPNYDEAQENCVYETVVPPLDERDFEKTVTPIVQEYFEHGDTNEVAELLAELNLGPMRSEVPSLAVSLALEAKASHRELTSRLLADLCGPVLSHSDMENSFDKLLQELPDLVLDTPGAPQLVGQFIARAVSDQILSKSYIDGYKGKVDCPYTRASLDRAAVLLKMSMGGLRIDNQWGTGGGQRPVIQLIKEMNLLLKEYILSGDSKEAERCLRDLEVPHFHHEFVYEAIVMVLESKGEKTLKMVLQLLRSLSASSVITVDQMRRGYERVYMDIAEINIDVPRAYFILEQYVDKSFSMGIIDVKLRDLCPCRGRKRFVSEGDGGVVKLESY comes from the exons ATGGCAACTGACTGCGAGGCCTGGCTGAATGCAAACCCTGTTG AGGCAGACGACCTGAGTGACTCCTTTGTatctggagaggaagacaacGCAGGATCCGTtgtcaataaaaacattaaaaatgagaTCAATGGCAACTGGCTGACTTCGTCTAGCAACAGCATCCATGAAGCCCGTCTCAAGGCGAAGGCCAAGCGGAGGCTGAGAAAGAACTCCTCCAGGGACTCCGGCAGGGGAGATTCTCTCAGCGATAACGGGGATGTGGTCAGGGGGACCTCGGTGGCACCCACCAGCCCCAAGAGCAAGCTGCTGGACAGAAAGTCCCGACTGGGCAAGGGCAGAGGTCTGCCAAAGAAAG GTGGGGCTGGAGGAAAAGGTGTGTGGGGTAGATCTGGTGAAGTTTATGAACTGGAGGAGGTAGATCAGAAAGACCCCAACTATGATGAAGCTCAG gaaaactgTGTGTATGAGACTGTGGTTCCTCCGCTGGATGAGAGGGACTTTGAGAAGACAGTCACCCCCATAGTACAAGAGTACTTTGAACACGGAGACACAAATGAAGTAGCG GAGCTGCTTGCCGAACTGAACCTGGGACCAATGCGGAGCGAGGTGCCCTCGCTGGCTGTGTCGCTGGCCCTGGAGGCCAAAGCCAGCCACCGGGAGCTCACCTCCAGGCTGCTGGCTGACCTGTGTGGGCCCGTGCTGTCCCACAGTGACATGGAAAACTCCTTCGACAAACTGCTTCAAGAGCTGCCCGATCTGGTCCTGGACACACCCGGAGCCCCACAG TTGGTGGGCCAGTTCATTGCACGCGCTGTGAGTGACCAAATATTGTCCAAGAGCTATATCGATGGCTACAAAGGCAAAGTTGACTGTCCGTATACAAG AGCGTCACTAGACCGGGCGGCGGTGCTGCTGAAGATGAGCATGGGTGGCCTACGCATAGACAACCAGTGGGGGACCGGCGGGGGCCAGAGACCTGTCATACAGCTCATCAAAGAG ATGAACCTGCTGCTGAAGGAGTACATCCTATCTGGAGACAGCAAGGAGGCTGAGAGGTGCCTGAGGGATCTGGAGGTTCCTCATTTTCACCATGAGTTTGTCTATGAG GCGATAGTGATGGTGTTGGAGTCCAAAGgagagaaaacactgaaaatggtTCTGCAGCTTCTCAGGTCgctctctgcctcctctgtcATCACTGTGGACCAAATGAGAAGG GGCTATGAAAGAGTTTATATGGACATTGCTGAAATCAACATTGATGTCCCTCGTGCGTACTTCATCCTGGAGCAATATGTTGACAAGAGCTTCAGTATGGGAATCATTGATGTAAAACTAAGAGATCTTTGTCCCTGTCG AGGCCGTAAGAGATTTGTCAGCGAGGGAGACGGTGGTGTTGTCAAGCTTGAAAGTTACTGA